A stretch of Aedes aegypti strain LVP_AGWG chromosome 2, AaegL5.0 Primary Assembly, whole genome shotgun sequence DNA encodes these proteins:
- the LOC5577619 gene encoding transmembrane protein 242: MEHPAGSEPGLHRTEMSDEERKFRYRASAFLAGVAGIAAVAGFSKTIMTAKKSDPQFFERGVQGSIAMQETGASLAMRALGWGTLYAFLGTGTICYGIWKLTGASNMQEFRESIGNIFPRIPKNDPPRSRTEFDGLTDLMKYLSTWDRKEK; the protein is encoded by the exons ATGGAACACCCAGCGGGATCAGAACCAGGATTACACCGCACGGAAATGTCCGACGAAGAGAGAAAATTTCGCTATCGAG CATCCGCTTTCCTTGCCGGAGTAGCGGGAATAGCAGCCGTAGCCGGATTCAGCAAAACGATTATGACGGCGAAGAAGTCCGACCCGCAGTTTTTCGAGCGGGGTGTCCAGGGCAGTATTGCCATGCAGGAAACCGGCGCCAGTCTGGCGATGCGTGCCCTCGGTTGGGGTACGTTGTATGCGTTTCTCGGAACCGGTACCATTTGCTACGGGATCTGGAAGCTTACGGGGGCTTCGAAT aTGCAGGAATTCCGGGAGTCGATTGGaaacatttttccaaggataCCGAAAAATGACCCTCCCAGGAGTAGAACCGAATTTGACGGTCTGACGGATCTTATGAAATATTTGAGCACTTGGGATAGGAAGGAAAAATAA
- the LOC5577620 gene encoding inhibitor of nuclear factor kappa-B kinase subunit beta: MMAQSEDPPFIGDWHREKRLGSGGFGFVTLWKNHKTNEMVAIKKCHILLDKSEMTDKNCERWCNEVSLMMNKVRNENIVRTVRVQPETFLQELIKHSTNKLPILCMEYCEGGDLRRVLNRVSSCSGLKELEVREILRSLRNAISYLHNLRITHRDIKPENIVLKQMGDRMVYKLTDLGYAKALDKQSLNASLVGTVEYIAPDLIYCDRYNCSVDYWSMGIIAFEIICGIRPFSPHSIVAKWMMLVQQKKSNHIAITEDNRENYTYHSELFPENHISSVLKTYLEKWLTLALEWNPKQRGHVFQIGDKEVTEQQLKSAKEPSNGQPVQVLKIFSMLDSILSKKILTMFCLYDFRFLSIEIDETTVLETLCSAITSQTGIAREAIEFVLPLDQKLDRVTATTKPIDLYLDGFHDKPMLFIIKQGAIIQADLKPQIPKSVTDVFQNIKVKLKPHMLRQFVSNAWYFVTNEQRIYGTALDGIKNYGLMLNDQIVKGRDDVSKLNKVSYGISGGLEYHKLSLIQAKEMAMVKQLPPGTIQQCFSVLEERCTRMEATIGKLAEVADKITTRYESVLKRSREAVAHQLLRGYDQQDPFNLKSLDNRYEIARVQILEKNTHEKSHIDMLQAVYECLKKRDILLRDYSFKELQQQLIDIRREMQEIRKALDKAQEHAEKFKKDLAKMIVEHNNSVWSLLNQGSTSNTSNPTVSTYNGNAAIIPDIDRIMGSSSGTANGDLPGAPKFVVGGTVTTLQNSLGGEPISKSLLCYGEGPDVESLLTANQSLIMTTEDLLKDGFDWMK; encoded by the exons ATGATGGCCCAAAGCGAGGATCCTCCCTTTATTGGGGACTGGCATCGGGAAAAGCGACTGGGAAGTGGCGGATTTGGGTTTGTAACCCTTTGGAAAAACCACAAAACCAACGAGATGGTTG CTATCAAAAAGTGCCACATTCTGCTCGATAAAAGCGAGATGACTGATAAGAACTGCGAACGATGGTGCAACGAGGTGTCCCTGATGATGAACAAGGTGCGCAACGAGAACATCGTTCGCACGGTGCGGGTTCAACCGGAGACGTTCCTGCAGGAATTGATAAAACATTCGACGAACAAGTTGCCCATCCTGTGCATGGAATACTGCGAGGGTGGTGATTTGAGGAGGGTGCTCAATCGAGTCTCCAGCTGTAGCGGGTTGAAGGAATTGGAAGTAAGGGAAATTCTGCGATCGCTCAGGAACGCCATTTCCTATTTGCACAATTTGAGAATCACGCACCGGGATATTAAGCCGGAGAACATAGTGCTTAAGCAGATGGGAGATCGAATGGTGTACAAGCTGACCGATTTGGGTTATGCCAAAGCCTTGGATAAGCAGAGTTTAAATGCAAGTCTGGTTGGAACGGTGGAGTATATTGCTCCGGATTTAATCTACTGCGATCGATACAATTGTTCCGTCGATTACTGGTCCATGGGGATCATTGCTTTTGAAATCATCTGTGGAATACGTCCCTTTAGTCCGCATTCAATCGTTGCTAAATGGATGATGCTCGTCCAGCAGAAGAAATCTAACCACATCGCAATCACTGAAGATAACCGGGAGAATTACACATATCACAGTGAACTATTTCCTGAGAATCACATTTCTAGCGTGCTTAAAACATATCTAGAGAAATGGCTTACCCTCGCATTGGAATGGAATCCGAAACAGCGAGGACATGTCTTCCAAATTGGCGACAAAGAAGTCACTGAACAGCAGCTAAAATCAGCCAAAGAGCCTTCAAACGGTCAACCAGTTCAGGTgctgaaaattttctccatgCTAGATTCCATCCTCAGCAAGAAGATTCTTACCATGTTCTGCTTGTACGATTTCCGCTTCCTAAGTATCGAAATCGATGAAACAACGGTCCTGGAAACGCTATGCTCTGCAATCACATCCCAAACTGGCATCGCTCGAGAGGCGATCGAGTTCGTTCTACCGCTGGATCAGAAGTTGGACCGCGTGACGGCGACCACCAAACCGATCGATCTCTATCTGGACGGTTTCCACGACAAACCGATGCTTTTCATCATCAAACAAGGTGCCATCATCCAGGCGGATCTCAAACCGCAAATCCCAAAGAGTGTGACGGACGTGTTCCAAAACATCAAAGTGAAACTGAAGCCGCACATGCTGAGGCAGTTTGTGTCCAATGCGTGGTACTTTGTCACCAACGAGCAGCGGATTTACGGCACGGCACTGGACGGCATCAAGAATTACGGCTTGATGCTGAACGATCAGATTGTCAAGGGCAGGGACGACGTGTCCAAGTTGAACAAGGTGTCGTACGGAATCAGCGGAGGACTGGAGTACCACAAGCTGTCGCTGATCCAGGCTAAGGAGATGGCGATGGTCAAGCAG TTACCTCCTGGTACCATTCAGCAGTGCTTCTCCGTGCTAGAGGAACGCTGCACCCGGATGGAGGCTACCATTGGCAAACTGGCGGAAGTGGCCGACAAGATTACCACCCGTTACGAGTCGGTGCTGAAGCGAAGTCGTGAAGCCGTGGCCCATCAGCTGCTGCGTGGCTATGACCAACAGGATCCCTTCAATCTAAAAAGCCTGGACAACCGGTACGAAATCGCTCGGGTGCAGATTTTGGAAAAGAACACCCACGAAAAATCACACATCGATATGCTTCAGGCGGTCTACGAGTGCCTGAAGAAGCGGGATATTCTGCTGAGGGACTACAGTTTTAAGGAGTTGCAACA gCAACTAATCGACATTCGTCGCGAAATGCAAGAGATTAGAAAAGCTTTGGATAAGGCTCAGGAGCATGCAGAGAAGTTCAAAAAGGACTTGGCTAAGATGATAGTGGAACATAACAACAGCGTGTGGAGTTTGTTGAATCAGGGATCTACGAGCAACACATCAAATCCAACAGTTTCAACGTACAACGGAAATGCTGCAATCATTCCGGACATCGACCGAATAATGGGATCTAGCAGTGGAACTGCCAATGGAGATTTACCGGGTGCGCCAAAGTTTGTTGTCGGAGGTACCGTTACCACACTGCAGAATTCGTTGGGCGGCGAGCCAATCAGCAAAAGTTTACTCTGCTATGGCGAGGGACCAGATGTGGAGTCGTTGTTAACAGCTAATCAGTCGCTTATTATGAC aaccGAAGATCTTTTAAAGGACGGATTCGACTGGATGAAGTGA